The following proteins come from a genomic window of Thermostichus vulcanus str. 'Rupite':
- the rplR gene encoding 50S ribosomal protein L18 yields MKTNRKTTTQHRHRRIRRKVFGTPERPRLAVFRSHQHIYAQVIDDVAQHTLASASTLDTELREELREIGTATQEAATLIGRSVAERALQVGISQVVFDRGGKLYHGRIRALAEAAREAGLQF; encoded by the coding sequence ATGAAAACCAACCGCAAGACCACCACCCAACACCGCCATCGGCGCATTCGCCGCAAAGTCTTTGGTACCCCCGAGCGGCCCCGCTTGGCTGTGTTTCGTTCCCATCAGCATATCTACGCCCAGGTGATTGACGATGTAGCTCAACATACCTTGGCCTCCGCCTCCACCCTCGACACCGAGCTACGAGAGGAGTTAAGGGAAATCGGGACTGCCACACAAGAGGCGGCTACCCTGATTGGGCGCTCTGTGGCCGAACGGGCCTTACAGGTGGGCATCTCCCAAGTGGTCTTTGACCGGGGGGGCAAGCTTTATCATGGGCGGATTCGCGCCTTGGCCGAAGCTGCCCGAGAGGCAGGGTTGCAGTTCTAA
- the rplF gene encoding 50S ribosomal protein L6, whose product MSRIGRRPIALPAKVEIQIEGRQISVKGPKGQLSRSLPPLISVDQAAQMLTVSRVNESRPARQLHGLCRTLVANMVDGVSKGFERKLELVGVGYRASIQGNKLILNVGYSNPVEIPFPPGIQMAVENNTTIVVSGIDKELVGNTAARIRAIRPPEPYKGKGIRYQGEQVRRKAGKSGKAKK is encoded by the coding sequence ATGTCCCGTATCGGTAGACGTCCCATAGCCCTTCCTGCCAAGGTTGAGATCCAAATCGAAGGTCGGCAGATCTCGGTGAAGGGCCCGAAAGGACAACTCTCCCGCAGCTTGCCCCCCCTGATTTCGGTGGATCAGGCGGCACAGATGCTCACCGTTAGCCGGGTAAACGAGTCTCGTCCGGCCCGCCAACTGCATGGCCTCTGCCGCACTTTGGTTGCCAATATGGTAGACGGGGTATCCAAAGGGTTTGAGCGCAAGCTGGAACTGGTGGGTGTGGGCTACCGGGCTTCCATTCAGGGCAACAAGTTGATTTTGAATGTTGGCTACAGCAACCCGGTGGAGATCCCGTTTCCCCCAGGGATCCAAATGGCTGTTGAAAACAACACCACGATTGTGGTTTCGGGCATTGATAAAGAGCTGGTGGGCAATACCGCTGCACGCATTCGGGCTATCCGCCCACCCGAACCCTACAAGGGCAAAGGGATCCGCTATCAAGGGGAGCAAGTTCGCCGCAAGGCAGGTAAATCTGGGAAAGCGAAGAAATAA
- the rpsH gene encoding 30S ribosomal protein S8: protein MAHTNDTIADMLTRIRNATMARHESVAIPATRMTRNIARVLHEEGFVSEWKEEGEGIQAQLVLRLKYKGKGRKPIINGLKRVSRPGLRVYRNHKDLPRVLGGIGIAIISTSSGIMTDREARKNGIGGEVLCFVY from the coding sequence ATGGCCCACACCAACGACACGATCGCCGATATGCTCACCCGCATTCGCAACGCCACAATGGCTCGGCACGAGTCGGTGGCGATCCCTGCAACTCGTATGACTCGCAACATCGCTCGCGTCCTGCATGAGGAGGGCTTTGTGAGCGAATGGAAGGAAGAGGGGGAAGGGATCCAGGCTCAGCTGGTGTTGCGCTTGAAGTACAAGGGCAAAGGTCGTAAACCGATCATCAATGGCCTGAAGCGGGTGAGCCGACCGGGACTGCGGGTGTATCGCAACCACAAAGACCTGCCTCGCGTGTTGGGAGGCATTGGCATTGCCATTATTTCCACCTCCAGCGGTATCATGACCGACCGAGAAGCCCGTAAGAACGGCATTGGCGGTGAAGTGCTCTGCTTTGTGTATTAA
- the rplE gene encoding 50S ribosomal protein L5: protein MPQRLQTHYTKVILPKLQKDLGYTNIHQVPRLEKIVINRGLGDASQNAKALESSIAEISAITGQRPVITRAKKAIASFKIRKGMPVGLMVTLRRERMYAFLDRLINVALPRIRDFRGVSPKAFDGRGNYTLGIREQLIFPEISYDSVDQLRGMDISIVTTAKTDEEGRALLKEFGMPFTS, encoded by the coding sequence ATGCCCCAACGTCTTCAAACCCACTACACCAAAGTTATCCTCCCCAAGTTGCAGAAGGATCTGGGCTACACCAACATCCACCAAGTACCCCGTCTTGAGAAAATTGTGATTAACCGGGGGTTGGGCGATGCCTCCCAGAACGCCAAAGCCCTGGAATCCTCAATCGCGGAGATCAGTGCCATCACGGGTCAACGGCCAGTGATCACCCGTGCTAAGAAAGCGATTGCCAGCTTCAAGATTCGCAAGGGTATGCCGGTGGGGTTGATGGTAACCCTACGGCGGGAGCGCATGTATGCTTTTCTCGACCGTTTGATCAATGTTGCTCTACCCCGTATCCGGGATTTTCGGGGCGTCAGCCCCAAAGCGTTTGATGGACGGGGCAACTACACCCTGGGCATTCGAGAGCAGCTGATTTTCCCTGAGATCAGCTACGACTCTGTTGACCAGCTGCGGGGTATGGATATTTCAATTGTGACCACCGCCAAAACCGATGAGGAAGGTCGCGCCCTGCTCAAAGAATTTGGCATGCCCTTTACCTCCTAG
- the rplX gene encoding 50S ribosomal protein L24, with product MARPLKPSQIRRLTERPGIRKHRNGLRYKMRIKQGDTVQVISGDDKGKIGEVLRAFPERNMVLVEGVNIVTYHRKPQREGESGTIETKEAPIPVCKVMAYSKKQEVASRIGYQITADGRKVRVLKKTGEILD from the coding sequence ATGGCTCGTCCCCTGAAACCCAGCCAAATTCGCCGATTGACCGAACGCCCTGGTATTCGCAAGCACCGCAATGGGCTGCGATACAAGATGCGCATTAAGCAGGGAGATACTGTTCAGGTAATCTCCGGAGATGACAAAGGCAAAATTGGCGAAGTGCTGCGTGCCTTCCCCGAGCGCAATATGGTTTTGGTGGAAGGTGTGAATATCGTCACCTACCACCGCAAACCCCAACGGGAAGGGGAAAGCGGCACGATTGAAACCAAAGAAGCCCCCATTCCCGTTTGTAAGGTGATGGCTTATTCCAAAAAACAGGAAGTAGCCAGTCGCATTGGCTATCAAATCACTGCCGATGGCCGCAAAGTCCGTGTGCTCAAGAAAACGGGTGAAATCCTCGATTAA
- the rplN gene encoding 50S ribosomal protein L14, which produces MIQQQTMLTVADNTGARKMMCIRVLGSSGRRYASLGDVIIGVVKDALPNMPVKKSDVVKAVVIRTVDTVRRPDGMSIRFDDNAAVIINNEGNPRGTRVFGPVARELREKNFTKIISLAPEVL; this is translated from the coding sequence ATGATTCAGCAGCAAACCATGTTGACGGTGGCTGATAACACTGGGGCGCGCAAAATGATGTGCATCCGAGTCTTGGGCAGTAGTGGTCGCCGCTATGCCAGCTTAGGGGATGTGATCATCGGGGTCGTCAAAGATGCCCTGCCCAATATGCCCGTTAAAAAATCCGATGTTGTCAAAGCCGTTGTCATTCGTACCGTGGATACTGTACGTCGTCCCGATGGTATGAGCATTCGATTCGATGACAATGCTGCTGTGATCATCAACAACGAAGGTAACCCGCGTGGTACACGGGTCTTTGGTCCTGTGGCCCGTGAACTACGCGAGAAAAACTTCACCAAGATCATCTCGCTAGCGCCGGAGGTACTGTAA
- the rpsQ gene encoding 30S ribosomal protein S17: MAVREKVGIVVSNKMQKTVVVAVENRVAHSKYGKIVVKTKHFKAHDEEERCQEGDLVRITETRPLSRTKRWQVAEILREVKKL, translated from the coding sequence ATGGCTGTTCGGGAAAAGGTTGGCATTGTTGTCAGCAACAAGATGCAAAAAACAGTGGTCGTAGCGGTTGAAAACCGAGTTGCCCACAGCAAGTACGGAAAAATCGTCGTTAAAACCAAGCACTTCAAGGCTCACGACGAGGAAGAGCGCTGTCAAGAGGGAGATTTGGTGCGGATTACTGAAACTCGTCCCCTCAGCCGCACCAAGCGTTGGCAAGTGGCCGAAATCCTACGGGAGGTGAAGAAACTATGA
- the rpmC gene encoding 50S ribosomal protein L29 yields the protein MPMPKIADARALSDEELSNEIYAVKKELFELRLQQATRQLNQPHLIRLRKHKLAQLLTVEGERKRGERPKEKE from the coding sequence ATGCCAATGCCAAAAATTGCTGATGCCCGCGCTCTATCCGATGAGGAGCTAAGCAACGAGATCTATGCGGTCAAAAAAGAGTTGTTTGAACTGCGTCTGCAGCAAGCCACACGGCAATTGAATCAACCTCACCTGATTCGGCTGCGCAAACACAAGCTAGCCCAGTTGTTAACTGTGGAAGGGGAACGCAAGCGGGGCGAACGTCCTAAGGAGAAGGAATAA
- the rplP gene encoding 50S ribosomal protein L16 gives MLSPKRTKYRKQQRGRMKGKATRGNRINFGEYALVATEPAWITARQIEASRRAMTRYVRRGGQIWIRIFPDKPVTQRAAETRMGSGKGNPEFWVCVVKPGRILFEMGGVAEPIAREAMRLAAQKLPIKVKFVTKADFVEEESAKRGAVELATSVQGE, from the coding sequence ATGTTAAGCCCCAAACGTACCAAATACCGCAAGCAACAGCGCGGGCGCATGAAAGGCAAAGCCACCCGAGGCAATCGCATCAACTTCGGGGAATACGCCTTGGTAGCCACCGAGCCGGCGTGGATCACCGCTCGGCAAATCGAGGCCAGCCGCCGTGCCATGACCCGTTATGTTCGCCGGGGGGGGCAAATCTGGATTCGTATCTTCCCGGATAAGCCTGTTACCCAGCGTGCAGCTGAAACTCGGATGGGATCCGGGAAGGGTAACCCCGAATTTTGGGTTTGCGTAGTCAAGCCCGGTCGGATCCTCTTTGAAATGGGAGGTGTCGCCGAGCCCATTGCTCGAGAAGCGATGCGCCTTGCTGCCCAAAAGCTGCCTATCAAAGTCAAATTTGTTACTAAGGCAGACTTTGTGGAAGAAGAGTCGGCCAAGCGTGGGGCCGTAGAACTCGCTACCAGCGTCCAAGGAGAGTAA
- the rpsC gene encoding 30S ribosomal protein S3: MGQKIHPNGFRLGVIKEHRSRWFADPARYPALLQEDEHIRTYLSKQLSSAGLADIQIERKADQIDLEVRASRPGVVVGRGGSGLDALRQGLQKELGLQGGTERAIRINVVEVTRADAEAALLAENIAQQLERRIAFRRIVRQVIQRAQRAGVQGIKIQIAGRLNGAEIARSEWTREGRIPLHTLRADIDYAEHVARTTFGIIGVKVWVFKGEVLPGQERPEQKAPLQQPKRRQQRRRPTFEDRSAADA, encoded by the coding sequence ATGGGACAAAAGATCCACCCCAACGGTTTCCGCCTCGGCGTGATTAAAGAACATCGCAGCCGCTGGTTTGCCGATCCAGCTCGCTATCCGGCCTTGTTGCAAGAGGACGAGCACATTCGTACCTACTTGAGTAAACAACTGAGCAGTGCTGGCTTGGCGGATATCCAAATTGAGCGCAAAGCCGATCAAATTGACTTGGAAGTCCGTGCCTCCCGGCCTGGGGTGGTCGTTGGTCGAGGTGGATCTGGATTAGACGCCTTGCGTCAGGGTTTGCAAAAGGAACTCGGCCTCCAGGGTGGCACCGAGCGAGCGATTCGCATCAATGTGGTGGAGGTGACCCGTGCCGATGCAGAAGCAGCCTTGCTAGCAGAAAACATCGCCCAGCAGTTGGAGCGGCGGATCGCCTTTCGTCGCATTGTGCGTCAGGTGATTCAGCGGGCGCAGCGGGCAGGTGTACAAGGGATCAAAATCCAAATTGCCGGTCGATTGAATGGGGCAGAAATTGCTCGCAGCGAATGGACTCGGGAAGGACGGATCCCTCTGCATACTCTGCGGGCGGATATCGACTACGCCGAGCACGTTGCCCGTACCACCTTTGGCATCATCGGGGTCAAGGTTTGGGTCTTCAAAGGAGAGGTTCTCCCTGGACAGGAGCGTCCTGAACAAAAGGCCCCGCTACAACAGCCCAAACGTCGGCAACAACGGCGGCGACCCACATTCGAAGATCGCTCGGCAGCAGATGCTTGA
- the rplV gene encoding 50S ribosomal protein L22 — protein sequence MADSSSDIKAVARYIRMSPFKVRRVLDQIRGRTYADALILLEFMPYAACEPIRKVLRSAVANAEHNNGLDPRDLVVSQAYADQGPVLKRFRPRAQGRAYQIRKRTCHITIAVRPMETEAATAS from the coding sequence ATGGCTGATTCTTCATCTGACATCAAAGCAGTAGCTCGCTACATCCGTATGTCGCCTTTCAAGGTGCGTCGGGTGCTGGATCAAATCCGTGGGCGCACCTATGCCGATGCCCTGATCCTGTTGGAGTTTATGCCCTATGCCGCCTGTGAACCCATCCGCAAGGTGCTGCGCTCAGCAGTGGCCAATGCAGAACACAACAACGGACTGGATCCCCGCGACTTGGTGGTGAGTCAAGCCTACGCCGATCAGGGGCCAGTGCTGAAACGATTCCGGCCCCGTGCCCAGGGTCGGGCCTACCAAATTCGCAAGCGTACCTGTCACATCACCATTGCTGTCCGGCCCATGGAAACCGAAGCAGCAACAGCCTCCTAA
- the rpsS gene encoding 30S ribosomal protein S19 yields MGRSLKKGPFVDAKLLLKVERMNERNEKQMLKTWSRASTILPVMIGHTIAVHNGKQHVPLFITDQMVGHKLGEFVPTRTFRGHAGSDKKASRR; encoded by the coding sequence ATGGGACGTTCACTAAAAAAAGGCCCTTTTGTCGATGCCAAACTACTTCTCAAAGTGGAGCGGATGAATGAGCGCAATGAGAAGCAAATGCTAAAAACCTGGTCGCGGGCCAGCACCATCCTGCCTGTGATGATCGGTCACACCATCGCCGTTCACAACGGCAAGCAGCATGTGCCCCTCTTCATCACCGATCAGATGGTTGGCCACAAGCTGGGGGAGTTTGTCCCGACTCGTACCTTCCGCGGTCATGCGGGTAGCGATAAAAAAGCGTCTCGCCGCTGA
- the rplB gene encoding 50S ribosomal protein L2, translated as MGIRTFRPYTPSTRQMTVSSFEELSRDENGKRHRPEKSLLQFIHRKKGRNNRGVITSRRRGGGHKRLYRVIDFRRDKRGIPALVKTVEYDPNRNARISLVQYEDGEKRYILAPRYLEVGSTIVAGPEAPFEIGNAMPLERIPLGTVVHNVELYPGRGGQIVRAAGAGAQVVAKEGKYVSLKLPSGEVRMIRAECYATIGQVGNVDHSNLSLGKAGRSRWLGRRPKVRGSVMNPVDHPHGGGEGRAPIGRSGPVTPWGKPTLGYKTRKRNKASNKLVVRGRRRGGRRNKGGRAAQ; from the coding sequence ATGGGCATTCGTACCTTCCGACCTTATACCCCCAGCACCCGTCAAATGACAGTTTCCAGTTTTGAGGAGCTGTCTCGGGACGAGAACGGTAAGCGCCACCGACCGGAAAAGTCGCTGCTGCAATTTATCCATCGCAAAAAGGGACGCAACAACCGGGGTGTCATCACCAGTCGGCGGCGGGGCGGCGGCCACAAACGGCTGTACCGTGTGATTGATTTTCGTCGCGATAAGCGCGGGATCCCTGCGCTGGTGAAAACTGTTGAGTACGATCCCAACCGCAACGCCCGCATTTCCTTGGTGCAGTACGAAGATGGGGAAAAACGCTACATTCTGGCTCCTCGATATTTAGAGGTCGGCTCCACCATCGTGGCTGGGCCTGAGGCTCCTTTTGAGATTGGCAATGCCATGCCTCTGGAGCGGATCCCGTTGGGAACCGTGGTACACAATGTTGAGCTGTATCCCGGTCGTGGCGGACAGATTGTCCGGGCTGCCGGGGCTGGGGCTCAGGTGGTGGCCAAAGAGGGTAAGTATGTCTCCCTCAAGCTGCCCTCCGGCGAGGTACGCATGATTCGGGCTGAGTGCTACGCCACCATCGGGCAAGTGGGCAACGTTGACCACAGCAACCTCAGCCTAGGTAAAGCCGGTCGCAGCCGCTGGTTGGGTCGTCGCCCGAAAGTGCGGGGGTCAGTGATGAACCCCGTGGATCACCCCCATGGAGGCGGGGAAGGGCGGGCTCCGATTGGGCGCAGTGGCCCTGTTACCCCTTGGGGTAAACCCACCTTGGGATACAAGACGCGCAAACGCAACAAAGCCAGCAACAAATTGGTGGTGCGGGGGCGTCGTCGCGGAGGCCGTCGCAACAAAGGTGGACGGGCAGCTCAATAG
- a CDS encoding 50S ribosomal protein L23: protein MTESKRILADVLLRPIITEKATVLMEQRKYTFEVMPTATKPLIRAAVEEMFGVRVTSVNTLKPARKQRRVGRFVGYRTRPKRAVVTLAEGDSITLFPDT, encoded by the coding sequence ATGACCGAGAGTAAGCGGATCCTGGCGGATGTCCTGTTGCGCCCGATCATCACCGAAAAAGCAACGGTGCTGATGGAACAGCGCAAGTACACCTTTGAAGTCATGCCCACTGCCACTAAGCCTTTGATCCGAGCAGCTGTTGAAGAGATGTTTGGGGTACGAGTGACTTCGGTGAACACTTTAAAACCGGCCCGTAAGCAACGGCGAGTCGGTCGTTTCGTCGGCTATCGCACCCGTCCTAAGCGGGCTGTGGTCACTTTGGCCGAGGGAGATTCCATCACCCTCTTCCCCGACACCTAA
- the rplD gene encoding 50S ribosomal protein L4: MASCVVKDWQGETVGSAELSLKVARPETAAHILHLAVRRQMTNARQGNAHTKTRAEVRGGGRKPWKQKGTGRARAGSIRSPLWRKGGVIFGPRKREYNLAMNRKERQLALRTALQSRVEDLIVVQDFLAQLDPPKTREVAKALLRWGVMEDQSALLIVPERTETLERAVRNIARVKLVGLDQINVFDLLNVDWVLITTSALEQFKARWGSESTASGVVDSPSTPVAVESAQAVATEAVDTEVDTETVEAGEVVEAVEAEVEEQSDDRE; this comes from the coding sequence ATGGCAAGTTGTGTGGTTAAAGATTGGCAAGGGGAGACGGTGGGTAGTGCGGAACTGAGCCTGAAAGTGGCTCGTCCCGAAACGGCTGCCCATATTCTCCACTTGGCGGTGCGTCGGCAGATGACCAATGCTCGCCAGGGCAATGCCCACACCAAAACCCGTGCTGAGGTGCGGGGTGGCGGGCGCAAACCTTGGAAGCAAAAAGGGACAGGGCGGGCACGTGCCGGTTCGATTCGCTCCCCTCTATGGCGGAAGGGGGGTGTTATTTTCGGCCCTCGCAAGCGGGAGTACAACCTGGCCATGAACCGCAAAGAGCGGCAACTGGCTCTGCGTACCGCTTTGCAAAGCCGGGTGGAGGATCTGATTGTGGTGCAGGATTTCCTGGCCCAGCTGGATCCGCCCAAAACCCGCGAGGTGGCTAAAGCCCTGCTGCGGTGGGGGGTAATGGAAGATCAATCGGCTTTGTTAATCGTGCCAGAGCGCACGGAAACTCTAGAACGGGCCGTTCGCAACATTGCTCGAGTCAAGTTGGTTGGTCTGGATCAAATCAATGTGTTTGATCTGCTCAACGTGGATTGGGTACTGATCACCACCTCTGCTTTGGAACAATTCAAGGCCCGTTGGGGATCCGAATCTACTGCATCTGGAGTTGTAGATTCCCCCTCCACTCCCGTAGCGGTCGAGTCAGCCCAAGCTGTTGCTACAGAGGCTGTAGATACAGAAGTAGATACAGAAACAGTAGAAGCGGGAGAGGTCGTAGAGGCAGTAGAAGCGGAAGTGGAGGAGCAAAGCGATGACCGAGAGTAA
- the rplC gene encoding 50S ribosomal protein L3, translating to MVLGILGRKVGMTQIFSPEGLAIPVTVVQAGPCTVTQIKTQATDGYNALQVGYLPTAEKHLTQPQRGHLNKAGVSQMLRHLREFRVEQPERYQLGQSLTVEMFTPGQLLDVAGTSIGRGFAGNQKRHHFGRGPMSHGSKNHREPGSIGAGTTPGRVFPGLRMAGRLGATRVTTRKLQLVQVDVERDLLLIKGCVPGVEGGLLEITPAKQVGNKR from the coding sequence GTGGTGCTTGGCATCCTTGGAAGAAAAGTTGGCATGACCCAGATCTTCTCTCCAGAGGGTTTGGCCATTCCTGTCACGGTGGTGCAGGCAGGGCCTTGTACCGTCACGCAAATCAAAACCCAAGCCACTGATGGCTATAACGCTCTGCAGGTCGGCTACTTGCCTACTGCCGAGAAACACCTCACCCAACCGCAGCGGGGTCACCTCAACAAAGCAGGTGTGTCTCAGATGCTGCGCCATTTGCGCGAGTTTCGCGTTGAGCAGCCAGAGCGTTACCAGCTGGGTCAGTCCCTGACGGTAGAGATGTTCACCCCCGGACAGTTGCTGGATGTGGCGGGCACCTCCATTGGGCGAGGCTTTGCGGGTAACCAAAAGCGTCACCACTTCGGTCGTGGCCCGATGTCTCATGGTTCCAAAAACCATCGTGAACCGGGTTCCATCGGTGCCGGCACGACCCCCGGTCGTGTGTTTCCAGGGTTGCGGATGGCAGGACGGCTGGGAGCCACTCGGGTTACGACCCGTAAGTTGCAGTTGGTGCAAGTGGATGTGGAGCGGGATCTGCTCTTGATCAAAGGCTGCGTGCCCGGTGTTGAGGGTGGACTGTTGGAAATTACCCCCGCCAAGCAAGTGGGGAACAAGCGCTAG
- a CDS encoding transposase, whose product MIVNDSCIDVDGKKVRVVSFCDLEKRTEYRLATNVPQEVMGDEEIIEAYRQRWGIELLWKFLKSHLKLERLATKSVNGVTIQIYMVLIEYLILLMIEIPKVYGQKLLDKLRYIQLIIYQEGSFVAWITRIAGDPKM is encoded by the coding sequence ATGATAGTTAATGATAGTTGCATTGATGTGGATGGGAAGAAGGTGAGGGTGGTTAGTTTTTGTGACCTAGAAAAGCGGACAGAGTATCGTTTAGCCACGAATGTGCCCCAAGAAGTGATGGGAGATGAAGAGATTATTGAAGCGTACAGACAGCGATGGGGAATAGAGCTGCTATGGAAGTTTCTCAAGAGCCATCTAAAACTTGAGCGACTTGCGACAAAGAGTGTGAATGGAGTAACGATTCAAATATACATGGTGTTGATAGAGTATCTAATCTTATTGATGATAGAAATTCCGAAAGTGTATGGACAGAAATTACTAGACAAGTTGAGATACATTCAACTGATTATCTATCAAGAAGGCAGTTTTGTGGCTTGGATAACCCGCATAGCTGGAGACCCTAAAATGTAA
- a CDS encoding class I SAM-dependent methyltransferase: MNIYRRVIFPRLLDLSLSGEIVGCYRRELLANVQGAVLEIGFGTGLNLPHYPQHVENITALDPNPGMGSLARRRIACASIAVDWQEGDAQELPFPNQSFDSVVSTWTLCSIPDLARALQEIQRVLRGGGKLFFLEHGLSEDPEVQRWQNRLNPIQKVIADGCNLNRDMAQLIREAGFQFEELERFYMPNEPKFIGYIYRGIAIPAPARKPELKEEADKPR; encoded by the coding sequence ATGAATATCTATCGTCGGGTGATCTTCCCGCGGCTGTTGGATCTATCCCTCTCTGGAGAAATCGTGGGATGCTATCGGCGGGAGCTTCTGGCCAATGTGCAGGGGGCTGTTCTGGAGATTGGGTTTGGTACCGGTCTTAACTTGCCCCACTATCCGCAGCACGTCGAAAACATTACTGCGCTCGATCCTAACCCCGGTATGGGATCCCTGGCTCGTCGGCGCATCGCTTGTGCTTCTATTGCGGTCGATTGGCAGGAGGGGGATGCACAAGAATTGCCTTTCCCAAATCAAAGCTTTGACAGTGTTGTCAGCACCTGGACGCTGTGTAGCATTCCGGATTTGGCCAGGGCTTTGCAGGAAATTCAGCGGGTGTTGCGAGGAGGGGGCAAACTGTTTTTTCTCGAACACGGCCTCAGTGAGGATCCCGAGGTTCAGAGATGGCAAAATCGCCTGAATCCCATCCAGAAGGTGATCGCAGATGGCTGTAACCTGAATCGGGATATGGCCCAATTGATCCGTGAGGCAGGGTTCCAGTTTGAGGAACTGGAGCGATTTTATATGCCCAATGAGCCTAAGTTTATTGGCTACATCTATCGAGGCATCGCGATTCCTGCTCCCGCGAGGAAACCAGAGCTTAAGGAGGAAGCTGACAAACCGAGGTAG
- a CDS encoding FHA domain-containing protein, which translates to MIVVPLDKDSDTQGQRRQVRHVLVVEDTKGRRTISLEAATYSIGRDPASAILLNSNFASRQHAILLRMPGPQGKGYRFRIIDGNLEGKPSTNGITVNGHRCQSHDLVHGDIIIFSSDVTAGYYASANLTDEEFARYTERVDFRSVKAEISDPHQTRLERPSKASKE; encoded by the coding sequence GTGATAGTGGTGCCGCTCGACAAAGATAGCGATACACAGGGCCAACGCCGACAGGTTCGCCATGTCTTGGTTGTGGAAGATACCAAGGGACGGCGCACCATCTCTTTAGAGGCCGCTACTTATTCCATCGGACGGGATCCCGCCAGTGCCATCCTGCTCAATTCCAACTTTGCCTCCCGCCAACATGCCATTTTGCTGCGTATGCCAGGGCCACAGGGCAAGGGCTACCGGTTTCGCATTATCGACGGCAACCTGGAGGGCAAGCCCAGCACCAACGGCATCACCGTCAACGGCCACCGATGCCAGAGCCACGATTTGGTTCACGGGGACATCATCATCTTCAGCAGCGATGTAACAGCAGGCTACTATGCCAGTGCCAATTTGACGGATGAAGAATTTGCCCGCTACACCGAACGGGTGGATTTTCGCAGTGTCAAGGCAGAGATTTCCGATCCTCATCAAACCCGGCTGGAGCGCCCTTCTAAAGCCTCTAAAGAGTGA